Proteins encoded together in one Camelina sativa cultivar DH55 chromosome 9, Cs, whole genome shotgun sequence window:
- the LOC104710403 gene encoding protein terminal ear1 homolog encodes MEDSRIFPFAGNLDPRAQEFIPLNPISSHFYFPYTSPPPPPHPPPLPPSSYGLSPSEPRVFTFFNLPPHPMMFSSPPPPQPPPLRPCFSGVSAAQRPTIPSNSPTRSLSLICVPRDVTESTVRRDLEVFGDVRGVQMERISEGIVTVHFYDIRDAKRAVRDVCGRHMQQQARLSGGGGGGGSSPSSSSLARGFVSGRPVWAQFVVPATSAVPGGCNQGTLVIFNLDPDVSSIDLRQIFQVYGPIKELRETPYKKHQRFVEFYDVRDAARALDGMNGEEIGGKQVVIEFSRPGGLKNRFRSSRLPQLPFQPLQPPPILNPPNLRQSVTLMKDKNKIVSPTNGVIDVNASMRSLSIIDDVDNKTPGGESECAETKRKNMAKWGKKRQMKNMELSQFLISEETMEDPSCRDPRTTLMIKNIPNKYSQKLLLDMLDKHCIHINKAIAEEHHEHEALHQPFSSYDFVYLPMDFNNKCNVGYGFVNMTSPEAAWRFYKAFNHQRWEVFNSRKICQITYARVQGLEDLKEHFKSSKFPCEAELYLPVVFSPPRDGKQLPEPVSININGCIKLNHSCIEQMDGQDHSESGSCCDSDHDNSHEDGFSGSSVDGGRSITVEGETSF; translated from the exons ATGGAGGACTCTAGAATTTTCCCGTTCGCCGGAAACTTAGACCCTCGTGCTCAAGAGTTCATACCACTGAACCCTATCTCTTCTCATTTTTACTTTCCGTAcacttctcctcctccgccgccgcatCCCCCGCCGTTGCCTCCATCTTCGTACGGATTATCTCCGTCGGAGCCAAGAGTTTTCACGTTCTTTAATCTTCCACCACATCCGATGAtgttctcttctcctcctccaccacaaccaccaccactGCGTCCGTGTTTCAGCGGCGTTTCGGCAGCTCAAAGGCCTACTATACCGTCAAATTCTCCGACGCGGTCGCTCTCTTTGATATGCGTACCGCGTGACGTAACCGAGTCCACGGTGAGACGTGACTTGGAGGTCTTCGGCGACGTCCGTGGCGTGCAAATGGAGAGAATCTCAGAAGGAATCGTGACCGTACATTTCTACGATATTCGTGACGCTAAAAGAGCGGTTCGTGATGTTTGCGGTAGACACATGCAGCAACAAGCTAGACTCAGtggtggcggcggcggcggtggaagctcaccttcatcttcttcactggCGCGTGGGTTTGTTTCCGGCAGACCTGTATGGGCTCAGTTCGTAGTTCCGGCGACTAGTGCTGTTCCCGGAGGGTGTAACCAAGGAACGTTGGTGATATTTAACTTAGACCCTGATGTCTCTTCCATTGATCTCAGACAGATTTTCCAAGTTTACG GTCCGATCAAAGAGTTGAGAGAGACGCCGTACAAGAAACATCAAAGGTTCGTTGAGTTTTATGATGTAAGAGATGCGGCGAGAGCGTTAGATGGAATGAATGGTGAAGAGATCGGTGGTAAGCAAGTTGTGATCGAATTTAGTCGACCAGGTGGACTTAAGAACAGGTTCAGGTCATCTAGGCTACCACAGCTACCGTTTCAACCGCTTCAACCACCACCGATTCTAAATCCTCCTAATTTGAGGCAGTCTGTAACTCTtatgaaagataaaaacaagaTTGTGAGCCCTACTAATGGTGTTATTGATGTTAATGCTTCTATGCGTTCGTTATCTATCATTGATGACGTCGATAACAAGACCCCAGGAGGGGAATCCGAATGCGCggagacaaagagaaagaacatGGCTAAGTGGGGGAAGAAAAGACAGATGAAGAACATGGAACTAAGTCAGTTCCTTATCAGTGAAGAAACCATGGAAGATCCAAGTTGCAGAGATCCACGTACCACTTTGATGATCAAGAACATACCAAACAAGTACAG tcAAAAGCTACTGTTGGATATGCTGGACAAGCATTGCATCCACATCAACAAAGCGATCGCTGAGGAGCACCATGAACATGAGGCTCTTCATCAGCCCTTTTCGTCTTATGATTTCGTGTATCTCCCGATGGATTTCAA CAACAAGTGCAATGTTGGTTATGGGTTTGTGAACATGACATCTCCGGAAGCAGCTTGGAGGTTTTACAAGGCGTTTAATCATCAACGTTGGGAGGTTTTTAATTCGCGTAAGATTTGCCAAATCACATATGCGAGAGTTCAG GGTCTAGAGGATCTAAAGGAACACTTCAAGAGTTCGAAGTTTCCATGCGAGGCTGAGCTTTACCTTCCGGTGGTCTTCTCGCCGCCACGAGATGGGAAGCAGTTACCAGAACCTGTCTCTATCAACATTAACGGCTGCATTAAACTCAATCATAGTTGTATTGAGCAAATGGACGGTCAAGATCACTCTGAGAGTGGGTCATGTTGTGACAGTGACCATGATAACAGTCATGAAGATGGATTTTCCGGCAGTAGCGTAGACGGAGGCCGGAGTATTACCGTGGAAGGAGAAACATCTTTCTAG